From the Nocardiopsis changdeensis genome, one window contains:
- a CDS encoding alkyl/aryl-sulfatase: MARATETGSRTAGVPRTRAGDDHTASAEPSPDDTADFDNAKRGFIAPGPQHITGEDGRTVWDVRDFSFLLDGAETAPPTVHPHLWRQGRLTAINGLFEVVEGVYQIRGMDLSNMTLIEGDTGVVVIDPLVSEEVAAAGLALYREHRGDRPVTAVVYTHPHLDHFGGVAGVVDEADVASGRVPIVAPEHFMEHAVSENVYAGTAMIRRGMYFTAFALDHGPEGFVGVGLGPGTSQGKVGLIPPTLEITRTGQEETLDGVRFVFQMTPGTEAPAEMNFHLPERRALCTAENACHTLHNLLTLRGAQVRDARMWSRYLNETIELFADDSDVVFASHHWPTWGTEDIRGFLAEQRDMYAYLHDQTLRMMNKGSTGIEIAEELPLPPGLERAWSIRGYYGSVSHNIKAVYQRYMGWFDGNPAHLWQHPPQAQGERYAKAMGGVDALVDRARSFAEEDDLRFAAELASHAVFADPDHAGAKDLLAEVLTRLGHGAECATWRNFFLVGAQELREGVPPTAIALAESMASALSVTQILDSVGIRVDGPRAWKEKLSLDLHMTDSGERYRALLSNGVLIHYPDPKGGGADLTLTLSKPELLELLSTGDLDGIEHEGDAGVLRRLTAVLDEARPDFPIVTP, from the coding sequence ATGGCGCGTGCCACCGAGACCGGGAGCAGGACCGCAGGCGTTCCGCGGACCAGGGCGGGGGACGACCACACCGCCTCCGCGGAGCCCTCCCCGGACGACACCGCGGACTTCGACAACGCCAAGCGCGGGTTCATCGCCCCCGGCCCGCAGCACATCACCGGTGAGGACGGCAGGACCGTCTGGGACGTGCGCGACTTCTCCTTCCTCCTCGACGGCGCCGAGACCGCGCCGCCGACCGTCCACCCGCACCTGTGGCGGCAGGGCAGGCTGACGGCGATCAACGGCCTGTTCGAGGTCGTCGAGGGCGTCTACCAGATCCGCGGCATGGACCTGTCCAACATGACCCTCATCGAGGGCGATACCGGGGTGGTCGTCATCGACCCGCTGGTCTCGGAGGAGGTCGCCGCCGCCGGTCTGGCCCTGTACCGCGAGCACCGCGGCGACCGCCCCGTCACCGCGGTCGTCTACACCCACCCGCACCTGGACCACTTCGGCGGCGTGGCCGGGGTCGTGGACGAGGCCGACGTCGCCTCCGGCAGGGTGCCGATCGTGGCCCCCGAGCACTTCATGGAGCACGCGGTCTCGGAGAACGTCTACGCCGGCACCGCCATGATCCGGCGCGGCATGTACTTCACCGCCTTCGCGCTCGACCACGGCCCCGAGGGGTTCGTGGGGGTGGGCCTGGGCCCGGGCACCTCCCAGGGGAAGGTGGGGCTGATCCCGCCGACCCTGGAGATCACCCGCACCGGCCAGGAGGAGACCCTGGACGGGGTCCGGTTCGTCTTCCAGATGACCCCGGGCACCGAGGCCCCCGCGGAGATGAACTTCCACCTCCCCGAGCGCCGCGCCCTGTGCACCGCCGAGAACGCCTGCCACACCCTGCACAACCTGCTCACCCTGCGCGGCGCCCAGGTCCGCGACGCCCGCATGTGGTCGCGCTACCTCAACGAGACCATCGAGCTGTTCGCCGACGACTCCGACGTTGTGTTCGCCTCCCACCACTGGCCTACCTGGGGCACCGAGGACATCCGCGGGTTCCTCGCCGAGCAGCGCGACATGTACGCCTACCTGCACGACCAGACGCTCCGGATGATGAACAAGGGGTCGACGGGCATCGAGATCGCCGAGGAGCTGCCGCTCCCGCCCGGTCTGGAGCGGGCGTGGAGCATCCGCGGCTACTACGGCTCCGTCTCGCACAACATCAAGGCCGTCTACCAGCGCTACATGGGCTGGTTCGACGGCAACCCCGCCCACCTGTGGCAGCACCCGCCCCAGGCCCAGGGGGAGCGCTACGCCAAGGCCATGGGCGGGGTCGACGCCCTCGTGGACCGGGCCCGCTCCTTCGCCGAGGAGGACGACCTCAGGTTCGCCGCCGAGCTGGCCTCGCACGCCGTCTTCGCCGACCCCGACCACGCCGGGGCGAAAGACCTGCTGGCCGAGGTGCTGACCCGGCTCGGCCACGGGGCCGAGTGCGCCACCTGGCGCAACTTCTTCCTGGTCGGCGCGCAGGAGCTGCGCGAGGGGGTGCCGCCCACGGCCATCGCCCTGGCCGAGAGCATGGCGTCGGCGCTCAGCGTCACCCAGATCCTCGACTCGGTGGGCATCCGCGTCGACGGGCCGCGCGCCTGGAAGGAGAAGCTGTCGCTGGACCTGCACATGACCGACAGCGGCGAGCGGTACCGGGCGCTGCTGTCCAACGGGGTGCTCATCCACTACCCCGACCCCAAGGGCGGCGGCGCCGACCTGACGCTGACCCTGTCCAAGCCGGAACTGCTCGAGCTGCTGTCCACGGGCGACCTGGACGGGATCGAGCACGAGGGGGACGCCGGCGTGCTCCGGCGGCTGACGGCCGTCCTGGACGAGGCGCGCCCCGACTTCCCGATCGTCACCCCCTGA
- a CDS encoding glycosyltransferase: protein MTTEHGPEELPTARCVRPGMVAALAALALSGFFAWGAVHLVVMVRHGMGSETSLGLVWLACFALLWWVPLAWFERPMRATGEQAAGLDRLFVTVQIPVYNEDPRVLEMCLRSVLEQSRRVDRVRVVDDGSADPDTGEAVDYADIRDRFLERAAAAGVEATWDRTPNRGKRYAQMHVLAQDDADVFVTLDSDSVMDRHAVREGLVPFADPKVQSVAGHVIVLNRSTNLLTRMTGLLYLPFTRGLRSAQSVLRRVTINSGTLAFYRAHLVRDRAGVYENETFMGRPMQMNDDSMLTFYALLEGDTVHQPSSLVFTLVPERAGHYFGQQLRWMRGTTVRHLWWLRYMPVRGVVFWVTVLEYLHLFLGYAIPLLILAHPGLRAQAGDIAVAALVIGTAVGYLMTLRIFTIVRSDETVLQRFLLFLLAPVATLWRLVLLRPLYLYAMLTCGRIADWGTRDRVEVSLPSEAAAR, encoded by the coding sequence GTGACGACGGAACACGGCCCCGAGGAGCTTCCGACCGCGCGCTGCGTGCGCCCCGGAATGGTCGCCGCGCTCGCGGCGCTGGCCCTGAGCGGATTCTTCGCCTGGGGTGCGGTGCACCTCGTGGTGATGGTCCGCCACGGAATGGGATCCGAGACCAGTCTGGGGCTGGTGTGGCTCGCGTGCTTCGCCCTGCTGTGGTGGGTCCCGCTGGCCTGGTTCGAGCGCCCGATGCGGGCCACCGGCGAGCAGGCGGCCGGACTCGACCGCCTGTTCGTCACCGTGCAGATCCCGGTCTACAACGAGGACCCCCGGGTGCTGGAGATGTGCCTGCGCTCGGTGCTGGAGCAGAGCCGCCGGGTGGACCGGGTCCGGGTCGTCGACGACGGCTCCGCCGACCCCGACACCGGGGAGGCGGTCGACTACGCCGACATCCGGGACCGGTTCCTGGAGCGGGCGGCCGCGGCTGGGGTGGAGGCGACCTGGGACCGCACCCCGAACCGGGGCAAGCGCTACGCCCAGATGCACGTCCTCGCCCAGGACGACGCGGACGTCTTCGTGACGCTCGACAGCGACTCGGTCATGGACCGGCACGCCGTGCGGGAGGGGCTCGTGCCCTTCGCCGACCCGAAGGTGCAGTCGGTCGCCGGGCACGTCATCGTCCTCAACCGGAGCACCAACCTGCTGACCCGGATGACCGGTTTGCTGTACCTGCCGTTCACCCGGGGGCTGCGCAGCGCCCAGTCGGTCCTGCGCCGGGTCACGATCAACTCGGGGACGCTGGCCTTCTACCGGGCCCATCTGGTCCGCGACCGGGCCGGGGTCTACGAGAACGAGACCTTCATGGGCCGTCCGATGCAGATGAACGACGACTCCATGCTCACCTTCTACGCGCTGCTCGAAGGCGACACGGTCCACCAGCCCTCGTCGCTGGTCTTCACCCTGGTGCCCGAGCGCGCCGGGCACTACTTCGGCCAGCAGCTGCGCTGGATGCGCGGCACGACCGTCCGGCACCTGTGGTGGCTGCGCTACATGCCGGTGCGGGGCGTCGTGTTCTGGGTGACGGTGCTGGAGTACCTCCACCTGTTCCTGGGGTACGCGATCCCCCTGCTGATCCTGGCCCACCCGGGGCTGCGGGCGCAGGCGGGGGACATCGCCGTGGCCGCGCTGGTGATCGGGACGGCCGTCGGCTACCTGATGACGCTGCGGATCTTCACCATCGTGCGCTCGGACGAGACGGTGCTCCAGAGGTTCCTGCTGTTCCTGCTGGCACCGGTGGCCACGCTGTGGAGGCTCGTCCTCCTGCGGCCCCTGTACCTGTACGCGATGCTCACCTGCGGGCGCATCGCCGACTGGGGGACCCGGGACAGGGTCGAGGTCTCCCTGCCGTCGGAGGCCGCGGCGCGGTGA
- a CDS encoding L-talarate/galactarate dehydratase — protein sequence MNTPSPSAGTPSAAPERGGAADRIASVSLSRVDLPLAAPISDAKVLTGRQRPLTSVSMLFAEIRTEEGLEGIGYTYSKRAGGPGQYAHAREVAHELVGEDPSDIQRLWTRLVWAGASVGRSGLAVQAIAAMDIALWDLKAKRAGLPLAKLLGAHRDAVDCYNTSGGFLSSPLEEVVENTRAARAAGIGGIKIKVGHPDRRVDLARVAAVREELGDFPLMVDANQQWNRSTAVRMGRLLEEFDLVWIEEPLDAYDAEGHAALARELATPIATGEMLTSVAEHEELLRAGAVDFMQPDAPRVGGITPFLEIMARGRRAGVRMAPHFAMEIHLHLAAAYEIDPWVEHFDWLEPLFEERLEIADGRMRVPDRPGLGFSLSERAREWTAQQAFVDADGVRDVRS from the coding sequence ATGAACACCCCCTCCCCGTCCGCCGGGACCCCGAGCGCCGCGCCGGAGCGCGGCGGCGCGGCCGACCGGATCGCCTCGGTCTCCCTCTCCCGGGTCGACCTCCCCCTGGCCGCCCCGATCAGCGACGCCAAGGTGCTGACCGGGCGCCAGCGGCCGCTCACCTCGGTGTCGATGCTGTTCGCCGAGATCCGCACCGAGGAGGGGCTGGAGGGGATCGGCTACACCTACTCCAAGCGGGCCGGCGGACCGGGCCAGTACGCCCACGCCCGCGAGGTGGCGCACGAGCTGGTCGGCGAGGACCCCAGCGACATCCAGCGCCTGTGGACCCGCCTGGTGTGGGCGGGGGCGTCGGTGGGCCGCAGCGGCCTGGCGGTCCAGGCGATCGCCGCCATGGACATCGCGCTGTGGGACCTCAAGGCCAAGCGGGCCGGCCTGCCCCTGGCCAAGCTGCTCGGCGCGCACCGGGACGCCGTGGACTGCTACAACACCTCCGGCGGGTTCCTGTCCTCGCCGCTGGAGGAGGTCGTGGAGAACACCCGGGCCGCCCGGGCGGCGGGCATCGGCGGGATCAAGATCAAGGTCGGGCACCCCGACAGGCGGGTCGACCTGGCCCGGGTGGCCGCGGTCCGCGAGGAGCTCGGCGACTTCCCGCTCATGGTGGACGCCAACCAGCAGTGGAACCGGAGCACGGCGGTGCGCATGGGGCGGCTGCTGGAGGAGTTCGACCTGGTCTGGATCGAGGAGCCGCTGGACGCCTACGACGCCGAGGGGCACGCGGCCCTGGCCCGCGAGCTGGCCACGCCGATCGCCACCGGCGAGATGCTGACCAGCGTGGCCGAGCACGAGGAGCTGCTGCGGGCCGGCGCGGTGGACTTCATGCAGCCGGACGCGCCGCGCGTCGGCGGGATCACCCCCTTCCTGGAGATCATGGCGCGCGGCCGGCGGGCCGGGGTGCGCATGGCCCCGCACTTCGCGATGGAGATCCACCTGCACCTGGCGGCGGCCTACGAGATCGACCCGTGGGTCGAGCACTTCGACTGGCTGGAGCCGCTCTTCGAGGAGCGGCTGGAGATCGCGGACGGGCGCATGCGCGTCCCGGACCGGCCGGGGCTGGGGTTCTCGCTCAGCGAGCGGGCGCGCGAATGGACCGCGCAGCAGGCGTTCGTGGACGCCGACGGGGTGAGGGACGTGCGGAGCTGA
- a CDS encoding DUF389 domain-containing protein codes for MLSGILERVLPASQLRSPDDLLDDLDLSTGDGRAKRSAFWTMLTLSALIAAGGVLTDSTATVIGAMIIAPLSTPIMGIALGIVRRSRTDSVRTVVLGCLLVIGVGVVFSLVVPGGYDLLQNGQVAGRTSPGLLDLVAALATGAAGAVGLCRRDVAAVLPGVAIAISLVPPLVVVGVCLGQGALWLSAGAAVLFLSNLLALVFAGMVVFAASGHGVPDGDGAARSGRRPRIVLGALFAVVFVLLAVNTTATVLIAVWTHRVEEAADRWIARQPDASVTRVYTASRTMHVEVRAREVPPVGSLLADLRGRVPDRLVIVVETTRGEFVEAGPVGR; via the coding sequence ATGCTCAGCGGAATCCTCGAACGCGTCCTGCCCGCCTCGCAACTGCGCAGCCCGGACGACCTGCTGGACGACCTCGACCTGTCCACGGGGGACGGCCGCGCCAAGAGATCGGCGTTCTGGACGATGCTCACGCTGTCCGCGCTCATCGCCGCCGGGGGCGTCCTGACCGACTCCACGGCCACGGTGATCGGCGCGATGATCATCGCGCCGCTGTCCACCCCGATCATGGGGATCGCCCTGGGCATCGTCCGCCGGAGCCGGACCGACTCGGTCCGGACGGTCGTGCTGGGGTGCCTGCTCGTGATCGGTGTCGGCGTGGTGTTCTCCCTGGTCGTGCCCGGGGGCTACGACCTGCTCCAGAACGGCCAGGTCGCCGGGCGGACCTCCCCCGGGCTGCTGGACCTCGTCGCCGCCCTGGCCACCGGGGCGGCGGGGGCGGTGGGCCTGTGCCGCCGCGACGTGGCCGCGGTCCTGCCGGGGGTGGCGATCGCGATCTCCCTGGTCCCGCCCCTGGTCGTGGTGGGCGTGTGCCTGGGGCAGGGCGCGCTGTGGCTGTCGGCGGGGGCCGCGGTGCTGTTCCTGTCCAACCTGCTCGCCCTGGTCTTCGCGGGCATGGTGGTGTTCGCGGCCTCCGGGCACGGCGTCCCCGACGGGGACGGGGCCGCCCGGTCCGGGCGCAGGCCGCGGATCGTCCTGGGCGCGCTGTTCGCGGTCGTATTCGTCCTGCTGGCCGTCAACACCACCGCCACCGTCCTGATCGCGGTGTGGACGCACCGGGTCGAGGAGGCCGCCGACCGCTGGATCGCGCGGCAGCCGGACGCGTCGGTCACCCGCGTGTACACCGCCTCCCGGACGATGCACGTCGAGGTGCGCGCCCGGGAGGTGCCGCCGGTCGGCTCCCTGCTGGCCGACCTGCGCGGCCGGGTCCCCGACCGGCTCGTGATCGTGGTGGAGACCACGCGCGGCGAGTTCGTCGAGGCCGGCCCGGTCGGACGGTGA
- a CDS encoding LPXTG cell wall anchor domain-containing protein: MPYGSATGSGATLAATGLATGHLWLIAIGLVLTLVGALFIRFSFRPDRGPTE, from the coding sequence ATGCCCTACGGATCGGCAACGGGGTCGGGAGCCACACTGGCGGCGACGGGCCTCGCCACGGGACACCTGTGGCTCATCGCCATCGGGCTGGTGCTGACGCTCGTCGGAGCGCTCTTCATCAGGTTCTCGTTCCGTCCGGACCGGGGTCCGACCGAGTGA
- a CDS encoding aldehyde dehydrogenase (NADP(+)) yields MSEHTASATAALDGRPLVAGRPVEGAAGSLLAVDPATGEEFGPPIGLVDAAQIEEATRAAEEAFDAFRSQTPAERAAFLRRAADNIDGLGEELVDRAVRETGLPRGRIEGERARTTGQLRMFAGIVERGDALQARIDPALPDRAPLPRPDLRLVHIPVGPVAVFGASNFPLAFSTAGGDTASALAAGCPVVVKGHNAHPGTALLVGRAVADAVAASGLPPGVFSVLFGAGNDIGRALVTDPRIRAVAFTGSRAGGRALMDLAAARPEPVPVFAEMSSVNPVVILPGALADEGATALADAYVASLTLGSGQFCTNPGVVFVPEGPDGDRFVDRAARLVSEAAGNTMLTAGIAAAFDRGVRALEDHPGTEAAARGEAGPGPNAPAPALFTVDGDAFAADPRLQEEVFGAAGLLVRHSSAQALAGILERMEGQLTATLHADAGDPGDLAAAHALLPVLERRAGRLLFGGWPTGVEVAHAMVHGGPYPATSDSRGTSVGGLALNRFLRPVSYQGMPDALLPPALREGDPWRLDRRIDGTLVPGGQA; encoded by the coding sequence ATGTCCGAGCACACCGCCTCCGCGACCGCGGCCCTGGACGGCCGTCCCCTCGTGGCGGGGCGGCCCGTGGAGGGGGCCGCCGGCTCCCTGCTCGCGGTCGACCCCGCCACCGGCGAGGAGTTCGGCCCGCCCATCGGGCTGGTGGACGCGGCCCAGATCGAGGAGGCCACCCGGGCCGCGGAGGAGGCGTTCGACGCGTTCCGCTCCCAGACCCCGGCCGAGCGCGCCGCCTTCCTGCGCCGTGCCGCCGACAACATCGACGGGCTGGGCGAGGAGCTGGTGGACCGGGCGGTGCGGGAGACGGGCCTGCCCCGCGGCCGCATCGAGGGCGAGCGCGCCCGCACCACCGGCCAGCTGCGCATGTTCGCCGGCATCGTCGAGCGGGGCGACGCCCTCCAGGCCCGGATCGATCCCGCGCTGCCCGACCGCGCCCCGCTGCCCCGCCCCGACCTGCGCCTCGTGCACATCCCGGTCGGGCCGGTCGCCGTCTTCGGCGCGAGCAACTTCCCGCTGGCCTTCTCCACGGCGGGCGGCGACACCGCGTCGGCGCTGGCCGCGGGCTGCCCCGTGGTGGTCAAGGGGCACAACGCCCACCCCGGCACCGCGCTGCTGGTCGGACGCGCCGTGGCGGACGCCGTCGCCGCCTCCGGGCTGCCGCCGGGCGTGTTCTCCGTGCTGTTCGGCGCGGGGAACGACATCGGCCGGGCCCTGGTGACCGACCCCCGGATCAGGGCCGTGGCCTTCACCGGCTCGCGAGCCGGGGGCCGGGCCCTGATGGACCTCGCCGCCGCCCGGCCCGAGCCCGTCCCCGTGTTCGCCGAGATGTCCTCGGTCAACCCGGTCGTGATCCTCCCCGGCGCCCTCGCCGACGAGGGCGCGACCGCGCTGGCCGACGCCTACGTCGCCTCCCTCACCCTGGGCTCGGGGCAGTTCTGCACCAACCCCGGGGTGGTGTTCGTCCCCGAGGGCCCGGACGGCGACCGGTTCGTCGACCGTGCCGCGCGGCTCGTGTCCGAGGCGGCCGGGAACACCATGCTCACCGCCGGCATCGCCGCCGCCTTCGACCGGGGCGTGCGGGCGCTGGAGGACCACCCCGGGACCGAGGCCGCCGCCCGGGGCGAGGCCGGACCCGGCCCCAACGCCCCGGCCCCCGCGCTGTTCACCGTGGACGGGGACGCCTTCGCCGCCGACCCCCGCCTCCAGGAGGAGGTGTTCGGCGCCGCGGGCCTGCTGGTCCGCCACTCCTCGGCGCAGGCGCTGGCCGGGATCCTGGAGCGGATGGAGGGCCAGCTCACCGCCACCCTGCACGCCGACGCCGGGGACCCCGGCGACCTGGCCGCGGCGCACGCCCTGCTGCCGGTCCTGGAGCGGCGCGCCGGGCGGCTGCTGTTCGGCGGCTGGCCGACCGGGGTCGAGGTCGCGCACGCCATGGTGCACGGCGGCCCCTACCCCGCCACCTCCGACTCCCGCGGCACCTCCGTGGGCGGCCTCGCCCTGAACCGCTTCCTGCGGCCGGTCTCCTACCAGGGGATGCCCGACGCCCTGCTGCCGCCCGCGCTGCGGGAGGGCGACCCCTGGCGGCTGGACCGGCGGATCGACGGCACGCTGGTGCCGGGAGGACAGGCCTGA
- a CDS encoding enolase C-terminal domain-like protein, which translates to MSTPVITSVEVVPVAGHDSMLLNLSGAHGPFFTRNIAILTDSEGRTGLGEVPGGEAIRSTIADAADLVVGRPVAELNPLLRRVQDAFADRDRGGRGRQTFDLRTTVHAVTALESALLDLLGQHLGVPVCDLLGEGRRRDRVPMLGYLFYIGDRALTPLPYLAEKEPADDWERLRREPALTPEAVVALAEAAADRYGFRDFKLKGGVFSGEEEVAAVRALAARFPDARVTLDPNGAWSLAEAVALCSDLHGVLAYAEDPCGAEDGYSSREVMAEFRRATGLPTATNMIATDWRQLAHSVRTHAVDIPLADPHFWTMRGSVRVAQLCRDFGLTWGSHSNNHFDISLAMFTHVGAAAPGPITALDTHWIWQDGQALTRRPPRIEDGGITVPTAPGLGVELDRDALDAAHRLYLEHGLGARDDAAAMQYLIPGWAFDPDRPALVR; encoded by the coding sequence ATGAGCACACCCGTCATCACCTCCGTCGAGGTCGTCCCCGTCGCCGGGCACGACAGCATGCTGCTCAACCTCAGCGGCGCGCACGGCCCCTTCTTCACCCGCAACATCGCGATCCTCACCGACAGCGAGGGGCGCACCGGGCTGGGCGAGGTGCCGGGCGGAGAGGCGATCCGGTCCACGATCGCCGACGCCGCCGACCTCGTCGTCGGCCGCCCCGTGGCCGAGCTCAACCCGCTCCTGCGACGGGTGCAGGACGCCTTCGCCGACCGGGACCGGGGCGGCCGGGGGCGGCAGACCTTCGACCTGCGCACCACCGTGCACGCGGTCACCGCCCTGGAGTCGGCCCTGCTCGACCTGCTGGGGCAGCACCTGGGCGTGCCCGTGTGCGACCTGCTCGGCGAGGGCCGCCGGCGCGACCGGGTGCCCATGCTGGGCTACCTGTTCTACATCGGGGACCGGGCCCTGACACCGCTCCCCTACCTCGCCGAGAAGGAGCCCGCCGACGACTGGGAGCGGCTGCGGCGCGAACCCGCGCTCACGCCGGAGGCCGTGGTGGCGCTGGCCGAGGCCGCCGCGGACCGGTACGGGTTCCGCGACTTCAAGCTCAAGGGCGGGGTGTTCTCCGGGGAGGAGGAGGTGGCCGCCGTCCGGGCGCTGGCCGCGCGCTTCCCCGACGCCCGCGTCACCCTGGACCCCAACGGCGCCTGGTCGCTGGCCGAGGCGGTCGCCCTCTGCTCGGACCTGCACGGCGTGCTCGCCTACGCCGAGGACCCCTGCGGCGCCGAGGACGGCTACTCCTCCCGCGAGGTGATGGCGGAGTTCCGGCGGGCCACCGGCCTGCCCACGGCCACCAACATGATCGCCACCGACTGGCGGCAGCTGGCGCACAGCGTCCGCACGCACGCGGTGGACATCCCGCTGGCGGACCCGCACTTCTGGACGATGCGCGGCTCGGTGCGGGTGGCCCAGCTGTGCCGGGACTTCGGGCTCACCTGGGGGTCGCACTCCAACAACCACTTCGACATCTCCCTGGCGATGTTCACCCACGTGGGCGCCGCCGCCCCCGGGCCGATCACTGCCCTGGACACGCACTGGATCTGGCAGGACGGACAGGCGCTGACCCGGCGTCCGCCGCGCATCGAGGACGGCGGGATCACCGTCCCGACCGCGCCCGGCCTGGGCGTGGAGCTGGACCGCGACGCCCTGGACGCGGCCCACCGGCTCTACCTGGAGCACGGGCTGGGCGCGCGCGACGACGCCGCCGCGATGCAGTACCTGATCCCCGGATGGGCCTTCGACCCCGACCGCCCGGCCCTGGTCCGCTGA